One genomic segment of Oncorhynchus nerka isolate Pitt River linkage group LG16, Oner_Uvic_2.0, whole genome shotgun sequence includes these proteins:
- the LOC115124366 gene encoding RPE-retinal G protein-coupled receptor-like: MAAYTLPEGFSDFDMFAFGSALLVGGLVGFFLNAVSILAYISVKQMRTPSNFLVFNLAVADIMLNTTGLIAAYASLSYRHWPWGQDGCSNHAVIGMTAVLASISFLATIAWDRYHQYVTNQKLFWSTAWTFSIIIWGLAIFWAAVPLTGWGVYDFEPMRTCCTLDYTKGDKDYITYMGALTVFYLIFPAYVMKSNYDAIYAYFKKIHKHRWNTSVPLRVLLFCWGPYEVMCIYACFGNAKLVSPKLRMLLPVLAKMNPIFNAWLYSFGNEFYRGGVWQFLTGQKFTEPVVVKLKGR; the protein is encoded by the exons ATGGCAGCATACACATTACCGGAGGGATTCTCCGATTTTGACATGTTTGCATTCGGTTCAGCTCTTCTTGTTGGGG GTCTTGTGGGATTCTTCCTCAACGCCGTTTCAATATTGGCCTATATTAGCGTAAAGCAAATGCGAACTCCCAGTAATTTCCTTGTCTTTAACCTGGCCGTGGCTGACATTATGCTCAATACAACCGGCCTGATCGCTGCCTACGCCAGCTTATCGTACAG ACACTGGCCCTGGGGTCAAGACGGATGTAGCAACCACGCTGTCATAGGGATGACAGCAGTTCTGGCCTCCATCAGTTTCCTGGCTACCATCGCCTGGGACAGATATCACCAATATGTCACCA ATCAGAAGCTGTTTTGGAGCACGGCCTGGACTTTTTCTATCATTATCTGGGGGTTGGCCATCTTCTGGGCGGCCGTCCCTCTGACTGGATGGGGAGTGTATGACTTTGAGCCAATGAGGACGTGCTGCACTCTAGACTACACCAAAGGAGACAA GGACTACATTACCTATATGGGAGCCCTGACGGTCTTCTACCTTATCTTCCCTGCTTATGTCATGAAGTCCAACTACGACGCCATTTACGCATACTTCAAGAAGATCCACAAGCACAGG TGGAACACCAGCGTACCACTGAGGGTTCTGTTGTTCTGCTGGGGACCCTACGAAGTCATGTGTATCTACGCCTGCTTTGGCAACGCCAAACTGGTCTCTCCAAAGCTGAGAATG TTGCTTCCTGTTTTGGCGAAAATGAACCCTATTTTCAATGCTTGGCTCTATTCCTTTGGGAACGAGTTCTACAGAGGAGGGGTGTGGCAGTTCCTGACTGGCCAGAAGTTTACAGAGCCCGTCGTTGTGAAGTTAAAAGGAAGATAA
- the LOC115124365 gene encoding leucine-rich repeat, immunoglobulin-like domain and transmembrane domain-containing protein 1, giving the protein MFRGFSLGFCLTLFCFGPFVCSACPSQCNCFFHKLSDGSKARSVLCNDPQITLIPPNFPADTSKLRIEKTAITKISSETFHYLDSLEFLWVSFNSLNSLNVDSFRGLRSLDELRLEGNALTSFPWESLTDMPNLRLLDLHNNKISSIPAEATIYIKNLTYLDLSSNNLATVPPEVLSMWLSVKQSQEDGDSSKYILGLHDNPWLCDCRLYDLVQFQKSPSSSVVLIDTKLRCADPESLSGVLFSETELQRCQEPRVHTAVARVRSSLGNNVLLRCGTIGVPVPELSWTRADGKQMNGTVQEEVSKEGIIWSILSVPAVSYRDSGKYMCKATNFVGTADAIISLVITDSFKNEEQGGSSKTRNQRGRKTGGFGKAAYQKKLVARYIPPPTTTAAMPIIEPLGPSGFTGRYDIESYSIVDSVADGQTPGPPATEPAIIKEVEKEVLSNLAANASSLQASAPPERRVVRSVKVIGDTDHTVSLNWRAPTAKNTTEFSVLYAVFGERDMRRINVAAGKNRITIDGLVPRTKYIACVCVKGLIPKKEQCVIFSTDEAASASGTQKLINVVVITVACVIAVPLTLIVCCGALKKRCKKLLGRKSKDIQDSYVTFETLSPGQKPKGMEGEYLARQHPDESNRLLSARSSVDSGATCRNEGPPSEYFC; this is encoded by the exons ATGTTTCGAGGTTTTAGCCTGGGTTTCTGCTTGACATTATTTTGCTTCGGACCGTTTGTTTGCAGCGCGTGTCCGTCTCAATGTAACTGCTTCTTTCACAAATTATCAGACGGATCCAAAGCAAG GAGTGTCCTTTGCAATGACCCACAGATCACACTGATCCCACCCAACTTTCCCGCAGACACCTCGAAACTGCGGATCGAGAAGACTGCCATCACAAAGATCTCCAGCGAAACCTTTCACTACCTCGACAGTTTGGAATTTCTCTGGGTGTCTTTCAATTCTCTCAACTCTTTGAATGTAGACAGCTTCCGTGGCCTGAGAAGTCTGGATGAGCTGAGACTGGAAGGGAACGCTCTCACCTCTTTCCCCTGGGAATCTCTGACTGATATGCCCAACCTGAGGCTACTGGACCTACATAATAATAAGATATCGTCGATCCCGGCCGAGGCGACCATTTATATCAAGAACCTGACTTACCTGGACTTATCTAGCAACAACCTGGCCACCGTACCTCCTGAGGTTCTctctatgtggttatctgtgaAACAGTCTCAAGAAGATGGGGACAGTTCCAAATATATTCTAG GTCTCCATGACAACCCATGGCTATGTGACTGCCGGCTCTATGACCTGGTCCAGTTCCAGAAGTCTCCGTCGTCCTCTGTGGTTCTGATCGACACCAAGCTGCGCTGTGCTGACCCGGAGAGCCTGTCGGGGGTGCTGTTCAGCGAGACGGAGCTCCAGAGGTGCCAGGAGCCCCGTGTCCACACGGCTGTGGCCCGGGTCAGGAGCTCCCTGGGGAACAACGTCCTGCTACGTTGTGGGACTATCGGAGTCCCAGTACCAGAGCTGTCCTGGACCCGGGCAGACGGCAAACAGATGAACGGCACTG TTCAGGAAGAAGTTTCAAAGGAGGGAATAATTTGGTCCATCCTGAGTGTGCCTGCCGTCTCTTACCGGGACTCTGGGAAATACATGTGCAAAGCGACCAACTTCGTGGGGACTGCAGATGCCATCATCTCCCTGGTTATTACAGACTCCTTTAAAAATGAGGAACAAGGTGGCAGCTCCAAGACTAGAAACCAAAGAGGACGGAAAACCGGTGGATTTGGGAAAGCTGCCTATCAGAAGAAACTTGTTGCCAGATACATACCTCCACCAACCACGACGGCAGCTATGCCCATCATCGAGCCACTAGGACCGAGTGGTTTCACAGGGAGGTATGATATCGAGAGCTACAGTATTGTGGACAGTGTGGCCGATGGACAGACGCCCGGTCCTCCTGCCACGGAGCCGGCGATTATTAAGGAAGTGGAGAAGGAGGTTCTTAGCAACCTGGCAGCCAACGCCTCTTCTTTGCAGGCATCGGCGCCGCCGGAGAGACGGGTGGTACGATCGGTGAAGGTCATCGGGGACACAGATCACACCGTCTCCCTGAACTGGCGGGCCCCGACGGCCAAGAACACCACCGAGTTCAGCGTCCTGTACGCCGTGTTCGGCGAGAGGGACATGCGGAGGATTAACGTCGCTGCGGGAAAGAACCGTATCACCATCGACGGTCTTGTGCCAAGGACAAAGTACATCGCCTGCGTCTGCGTCAAAGGCCTGATCCCTAAAAAGGAGCAGTGTGTAATCTTCTCAACGGACGAGGCGGCAAGCGCAAGCGGCACCCAGAAGCTCATTAACGTGGTGGTGATCACCGTGGCCTGCGTGATCGCTGTCCCCCTGACACTGATTGTCTGCTGTGGGGCGCTCAAGAAGCGCTGTAAAAAGCTACTGGGGAGGAAATCCAAAGATATTCAAGACTCATATGTAACATTCGAGACCCTCTCCCCGGGACAGAAGCCtaaggggatggagggggagtaCCTTGCCAGGCAACACCCAGACGAGTCCAACAGACTGCTCTCTGCTAGGTCCAGTGTGGACTCTGGGGCTACTTGTAGGAATGAGGGACCCCCTAGTGAGTACTTTTGTTGA